ACGCTACTCCGAGATATTTGAAAGCACCGAAGAAACAGCAGATAAATGGTTTGAGTGTAAATTGGAGTTTATTACGCTTGATGAGCGTAGTGGCAATGAGAAGCGAAGTAATAGCCGTGTACTCGTGCAAGCAGCCAATTTGCGTGATGCTATGAAAAAGCTGGAGGCTGGCATGAGTACAACTATGGTTGATTATAATGCTCTCTCCATAAAAGAAACAGCACTAATGGATGTTTACAAATTTCAAGCCGACACAGGCGTTGAAAATTCTTAATCAATAACACGTACCTCTGTTGCATAGAAAATGCGACAGAGGGCGTGAAAAACGGCAAAAACAGCAATGACTAATAAAGGTTGGATAAAGCTACACAGGCAAATACTTGATTGGGAGTGGTCAGATGAGCCTGCTATGGTTGCCTTATTCGTACATTTACTCCTTATGGCTAACAGTGATGAGGGGTGGAAGTACAGAGGGGTTACGCTGAAAGCAGGGCAACTCATCACAAGTGTTGCAAGTTTAAGCAAGGCAACAGGTATAACCATTAAGGCATTGCGTACACGGTTGGAGCGTCTTGTTTCTACTGGGGAAATTAGTGTTGAGAGCTGCAAAAAATATAGCATTATCACTATCTCAAATTATACAATTTATCAGCCAATGGCAAACGAAACGGCAAACAAAGGGCAAACTGAAAACACTGATAATATGGAGATTATGAGTAATGATAAAGAAGATGGGGCAAACAAAAGGGCAAACAATGGGCAAACAAAAGGGCAAACCGATATTCAAGAAATGGGCAAACAAAGGGCAAACGTAAACCATTGTGAAACAGGTACATTACAAGAGTGCAACTCTGTTAATGGGCAAACAATGGGCAAACAAAAGGGCAAACAAAAGGGCAACATTCAAGAATATAATAATATATTATCTTCTAATAATATTATAGATAATAATATAGAAGAGAAAAAAATAATAAAAAAAGAGAGCGAACAAATTTTTGATGAATTCCGCAAAGCCTATAAAGGGAAAAAACGTGGACTTACCACCGAACTTGATAATCTCAAAAAGAAACACCCCAAAGACTGGAAAGACATAGTGCCATTACTAATGCCAGCATTGGAGAGAGAGGAGCAACACCGAAAGATAGCTAAAGCTGCTGGAGAATTTGTACCTCAATGGGCAATGTTGCAAACGTGGATTAATCAAAGCAGGTGGGAAATGGAATACCCCGAAGATGAGCAGCAGGTAACACAAGTACAACCAACAGCCCCAGCAGCCAACGAATATGGAGGCGACTTTGGAGGGGTTGATTACTAACAGCAAGGAATATGGAACCTCAAAGGATAAACGAAATTTGGAGGCGTATACAAAACGATTACAGAAACTCAAGGGTACACTACGAGGATTTGAGCAATGAGGAGGTTTTTAACCAGCACGCCAAGATACTCCTAACAATAGCAA
The Prevotella sp. HUN102 genome window above contains:
- a CDS encoding DUF4494 domain-containing protein, with product MNSWFECKVRYEKTQENGTVKKVTEPYLVDALSFTEAETRITKEITPYMAGEFEVSDIKRVRYSEIFESTEETADKWFECKLEFITLDERSGNEKRSNSRVLVQAANLRDAMKKLEAGMSTTMVDYNALSIKETALMDVYKFQADTGVENS